The Halomonas sp. THAF5a genome segment TCCTCCGGTGCCTCGAAGCCGAACGGCGCGGGGTTGCCGATGTTCAGCTTGAGGATGCGCTGGCCTTCCTCCTCCAGCCGCTTGGCGTGCTCGAGCACCGGGCCGCGGATGTCGTAGCAGACGTTCTCGAGCTTGTGCGATTTCCTGATCGGGGGGGTATCCATGGGCGCTGAATCCAGTGATGTCCGTGTGCCGCCTCTGGCGGGCGGTCGTTGTTCGTCGGCGTCGCCTGCGATTATGCGGGTTCGGCCTCGTCGCCACCATCCTCGCGGGGTGCTTCCTCCGGCTCCGGCTCGGGCGGGATGTCCGCCGGGGTCTCCAGGGTCAGGCGGCCGAGCTTGCCGTCGCGCAGCTCGTGGAGCAGTACCTCGGCGCCGCGGTGCAGGTCGACCTCGCCGCCGGCGCGCAGGCCGCCGCGCTTTGACGCGATCTCGCTGAGGATGGCATGGCCGTCGTAGCCGCACAGGGCCAGCAGGTCGACTCGCTCGGGGCCGTCGGCCTCCACCTGGTCGGCGTCGGGGTGCGCCGTATAGGCCGGCAGCGACTTGAGCTTGTAGCGCGCGCTGAGCGCCTCGGGATAGCGGCGGGCCAGCTCGGCGGCGGCGACCACGGCGACGTCGACGTAGTCGATGGCGGTGTCGCGGATGGCGCCGCTCGCCGCCAGGCGGTGGGCGCTCGCCTGATCCTCGATCTTCGGCCACAGCACCCCGGGGGTATCGATCAGCGCTACCCGGCCGCCGATGCGCACCTTCTGCTGGCGCTTGGTGACGGCAGGCTCGTTGCCGGTCTTGGCGATGGTGCGCCCGGCCAGGCCGTTGATCAGCGTCGACTTGCCGACGTTGGGGATGCCCATGACCATCACCCGCACGTCGCGGTCGGCGCGCACCTGGCCGGCCAGCTCGTGGCACAGCTTGGGGATGCGCTTGAGCTCGCGGGCCTGGGTGGTGGTCACGGCCAGGGCCCGGGTGTCGGCCTGGGCGTCGAAGAAGGCCGTCCACTCGCGGGTGCGCTCGGGGTCGGCCAGGTCGGCGCGCGAGAGGATCTTGAGTACCGGCTTGTGGCGCGTCAGCTCGGCGAGCATGGGGTTGGCGCTGGAGTAGGGCAGACGGGCGTCGAGCACCTCGATCACCACGTCGATCTCCGGCAGCGCCTCGAGGATCTGCCGGCGCGCCTTGTTCATGTGTCCCGGAAACCAGCCGA includes the following:
- the ylqF gene encoding ribosome biogenesis GTPase YlqF — protein: MLGWFPGHMNKARRQILEALPEIDVVIEVLDARLPYSSANPMLAELTRHKPVLKILSRADLADPERTREWTAFFDAQADTRALAVTTTQARELKRIPKLCHELAGQVRADRDVRVMVMGIPNVGKSTLINGLAGRTIAKTGNEPAVTKRQQKVRIGGRVALIDTPGVLWPKIEDQASAHRLAASGAIRDTAIDYVDVAVVAAAELARRYPEALSARYKLKSLPAYTAHPDADQVEADGPERVDLLALCGYDGHAILSEIASKRGGLRAGGEVDLHRGAEVLLHELRDGKLGRLTLETPADIPPEPEPEEAPREDGGDEAEPA